The Oncorhynchus tshawytscha isolate Ot180627B linkage group LG02, Otsh_v2.0, whole genome shotgun sequence genome contains the following window.
CAAAACAGCTCAAACATTAactttatacagtatattaaacaATATTAAACAGAAGAAAAGTTCTTAAAAAATGTTAGTACAAGAGGTCAAGATACTTTTGCCACGCCTTTAACAACGTACAATGTTAGGTCTATGTGttttctactccatattctaATAGCAACATAATTAATTTATAATCAACATTCTTCATCTTTGTTACCATCTTACTAAAATAAGTCCCTAACTCACACAGTAGATAGTGTAGTGACTTTGTCCTGAACGGGCCTCTCCTGCACCACACACCTCAGCCTGCTGTTCACCTTCCTGTTGGTGGCTATGATCACCAGGGGGCTGAGCGCTGCATACAGCGACGAGAAGAATATGCGCAGGTCTGAGATCAGTGAGGAGTTCATGGTCTTCCTCACTGTGAGGGTGTATACCCACAGTCCATTATCCACCCCATAGAGGACCACATACAGGGTCACCAAGGCCACTACAGCCTTAGCCGCCCGCTGCTCTGCCCCACCGCTGGCCCCAGAGCTGCTGCGGAGTCCCTTCACCTGCTGGCTGTAGCGGTACAGGAACAAAAGGATGACCAGACTGGCCAGGGTCATCATGCCCATAGGTACCACGTCCCTCCCTACCTGGACAGCCCCGTTCACCTGTTTGGACTGCATAGTAGGAAAGCGAACATAGCAGAATTGAACATTAATGCTGTGCTGCATGTTGACCGAGTCATTCCGGGAGCCCAGGGAGAAGGCTATGGCTGCCGAGCTCATGGAGGTATTGATGACCCAAAGAGTGAGGAAGATCACTGCCAGGTAGCGAGCCACCAGGACACGGATGGAGGCCCAGCGGGAGCCGGGAGTAGCGATGCTCAGGCACTGGTAGGCACTCAGCACAAAGGTGAGCcagatggagaggg
Protein-coding sequences here:
- the LOC112262396 gene encoding olfactory receptor class A-like protein 1 — translated: MESEEMVRGMLYLSLTVVGVPGNIAVIVAFLLALYQEHQLLPADAIVLHLACANLLVVSVRCLLETLATFRLVNIFGDTGCQGVIFVYRTSRSLSIWLTFVLSAYQCLSIATPGSRWASIRVLVARYLAVIFLTLWVINTSMSSAAIAFSLGSRNDSVNMQHSINVQFCYVRFPTMQSKQVNGAVQVGRDVVPMGMMTLASLVILLFLYRYSQQVKGLRSSSGASGGAEQRAAKAVVALVTLYVVLYGVDNGLWVYTLTVRKTMNSSLISDLRIFFSSLYAALSPLVIIATNRKVNSRLRCVVQERPVQDKVTTLSTV